One window of the Desulfuromonas acetoxidans DSM 684 genome contains the following:
- a CDS encoding sirohydrochlorin cobaltochelatase encodes MSTTFANTPSSSTERPAIVLVAFGTSVDEARKVFDFIDTQAHQRYPDDDIQWAFTSQIIINKLKQRGITTHTVAEVVADLRARGVDKIAFQSLHVVPGQEHHSILKADTEGLQVAFGDALMTSNADIEATIAALAPEINANQDTIVVAHGNDHHPEFNVQLEKFATAIEARYPKLTVASVEGTPGISSLETVKARQPAQVHFVPLMIVAGDHIMNDVLGDEEDSWKNIIQAPLTSCSRSLGWNPAILAIYFDHLDRALAELTGETR; translated from the coding sequence ATGTCCACCACATTCGCCAACACACCATCCAGCTCCACTGAACGCCCAGCCATCGTCCTAGTCGCCTTCGGCACCTCCGTCGACGAAGCCCGCAAAGTCTTCGACTTCATCGACACCCAGGCCCACCAGCGCTACCCCGACGACGACATCCAGTGGGCATTCACCTCACAGATCATCATCAACAAACTCAAACAACGCGGCATCACCACCCACACAGTCGCCGAAGTGGTCGCCGACCTGCGCGCACGCGGTGTCGACAAAATCGCATTCCAGAGCCTGCACGTGGTTCCCGGTCAGGAGCATCATTCCATCCTCAAAGCCGACACCGAAGGCCTGCAGGTGGCATTCGGCGATGCCTTGATGACCAGCAATGCCGACATTGAAGCAACCATCGCCGCCCTGGCCCCAGAGATCAACGCCAACCAAGACACCATTGTGGTTGCCCACGGCAACGACCACCATCCTGAATTCAACGTGCAACTGGAAAAATTCGCCACTGCCATCGAAGCGCGCTATCCCAAGCTGACCGTGGCCAGTGTCGAGGGAACGCCTGGAATTTCCAGCCTGGAAACCGTCAAAGCCCGCCAGCCTGCGCAGGTGCACTTTGTGCCGCTGATGATCGTTGCCGGCGATCACATCATGAACGACGTGCTCGGCGACGAAGAGGACAGCTGGAAAAACATCATTCAGGCTCCGTTGACCAGTTGCAGCCGCTCCCTCGGCTGGAATCCGGCCATTCTGGCGATCTACTTTGATCACCTCGACCGCGCCCTGGCCGAACTGACCGGAGAAACTCGTTAA
- a CDS encoding IS3-like element ISDac1 family transposase (programmed frameshift), which produces MGRKIFTNEFKVECASLVLDQGYSVPDAARVMDVGETAMRRWVKQLKQERAGTTPETPALTEDKKRIQELEAHIRRLEKEKQIPKKGYRSLNVGRQASFELISTLREHDCVCVLCRLFDVSRSSYYAYLNRRAHPDTERIKLRIRIKELFNKSRYSAGSRSLTNMLRSEGITIGRFKVRRLMREASLFSKQPKPRLYRVAKVEHPKIPNLLNRDFDAKRKNQTWCSDITYVRVGKRWIYVAAVLDLYTRRVVGLSLSENCDAQLAVNAVKNAYRTRKKPTGVLVHTDQGQQYGSDLFCLQLRCYQMKQSMSRRGNCWDNAPMERLFRSYKSEWMPKGGYQTFAEAQLDIEHYFMNYYNWSRPHQRNKGMAPAVAEKELISVSKNS; this is translated from the exons ATGGGAAGAAAAATATTCACAAATGAATTCAAGGTTGAATGTGCCAGCCTTGTTTTGGATCAGGGATACAGTGTCCCAGATGCTGCCCGAGTTATGGATGTTGGAGAAACGGCCATGCGTCGTTGGGTAAAGCAGCTCAAACAGGAACGAGCTGGGACGACACCGGAAACTCCAGCCCTTACAGAGGACAAAAAGCGTATCCAGGAACTCGAAGCCCATATTCGTCGTCTGGAGAAAGAGAAGCAAATCC CTAAAAAAGGCTACCGCTCTCTTAATGTCGGAAGACAAGCTTCGTTTGAGTTGATCAGTACATTGAGAGAGCATGACTGCGTTTGTGTCCTTTGCCGTCTTTTTGATGTTTCGCGTTCTAGCTACTATGCCTATTTGAATCGTCGAGCTCATCCAGATACTGAACGCATCAAGTTACGTATTCGGATCAAGGAGTTGTTCAATAAAAGTCGTTATTCAGCTGGAAGCCGCAGTCTTACCAACATGTTACGCAGTGAAGGCATCACCATAGGACGTTTCAAAGTACGTCGTCTGATGCGTGAGGCGAGCTTATTCAGTAAACAACCTAAACCACGTTTGTACAGAGTTGCCAAAGTAGAACATCCAAAGATTCCGAACCTGTTGAATCGGGATTTTGATGCGAAGAGGAAAAACCAGACATGGTGTAGTGATATTACCTATGTTCGAGTTGGAAAACGGTGGATTTATGTCGCTGCGGTATTAGATCTTTACACTCGGCGTGTTGTTGGGTTGAGCTTATCAGAAAACTGTGACGCACAACTTGCAGTTAACGCTGTCAAAAACGCTTATCGGACAAGGAAAAAGCCAACTGGGGTTTTGGTTCACACAGACCAGGGACAACAATATGGCAGTGATTTGTTCTGTCTCCAGCTTCGATGCTATCAGATGAAACAGAGCATGAGTCGGCGAGGAAATTGCTGGGATAATGCACCAATGGAGCGTTTGTTTCGCAGTTACAAAAGCGAATGGATGCCAAAAGGTGGCTATCAAACGTTTGCAGAAGCACAGCTCGACATCGAGCACTATTTTATGAACTATTACAACTGGAGCAGACCTCATCAAAGAAATAAAGGAATGGCTCCGGCTGTAGCGGAAAAAGAACTTATATCTGTGTCCAAAAATAGTTGA
- a CDS encoding precorrin-8X methylmutase, translating to MTSTQDPTPPTRPLIYDLYDQPVSGAEIERRSFAAIDAEADRSGFTNAQWQVVRRLIHTTADFSLAEQIRFSDDAFSSCAAALQRGATIYADSNMIRSGLSVARLQQIHPGYQRDSILCHVADTDVAVQAKDSGLPRSLFAVRKAAAQLDGSIILIGNAPVALLEINRLILEQGLRPALVIGMPVGFVHVLESKEELQTTGVPYIVIDGRRGGSPLAVACLHALCGLVGD from the coding sequence ATGACATCAACTCAAGACCCGACACCACCCACGCGACCGTTGATCTACGATCTCTATGACCAGCCGGTCAGCGGCGCGGAGATCGAACGCCGCTCGTTTGCCGCCATCGACGCCGAGGCGGATCGTAGCGGTTTTACGAACGCGCAGTGGCAGGTGGTACGCCGCCTGATTCACACCACCGCCGATTTCAGCCTCGCCGAACAGATCAGGTTCAGTGACGACGCGTTCAGTTCCTGCGCCGCAGCCCTGCAACGCGGGGCGACCATTTACGCCGACAGCAACATGATCCGCTCCGGCCTGTCCGTGGCGCGGCTGCAACAGATCCATCCCGGCTATCAGCGCGACAGCATCCTGTGTCACGTCGCCGACACTGATGTCGCCGTGCAGGCCAAAGACAGCGGACTACCACGCTCGCTGTTCGCCGTGCGCAAGGCCGCCGCCCAGCTCGACGGCAGCATCATCCTCATCGGCAATGCCCCGGTGGCGCTGCTGGAGATCAACCGTCTGATCCTCGAACAGGGACTGCGCCCGGCGCTGGTGATCGGTATGCCCGTGGGATTTGTGCATGTGTTGGAGAGCAAGGAGGAGTTGCAGACCACTGGCGTGCCCTACATTGTCATTGATGGGCGGCGGGGTGGGAGTCCGTTGGCGGTGGCTTGTTTGCATGCGTTGTGTGGGTTGGTGGGGGATTGA
- the cbiB gene encoding adenosylcobinamide-phosphate synthase CbiB, which produces MHLLAALALDALCGDPRWLPHPVQAIGHAALAVEAPLRRRLDDGFRAGLVAVMVMVGGTALLSAAVVYGAAAIHPRLGDLVSILVLYTTLATRSLSDHARAVQLPLQQGDLTTARAQLARLVGRDTEQLNEAEISRATVESVAENTVDGVTAPLLFAVVGGPVAAMTYKAINTLDSTFGYKTERYLHFGRAAARLDDAANFIPARLTALLTIPAAVLAGRDGHNAWRILLRDRHNHPSPNGGQIEAAVAGALHVRLGGENRYFGQPSFRPYLGDADQTLTAQHIGAGLRLMFWTTALITVGGLISRSAFIAFFNGSFTP; this is translated from the coding sequence ATGCATCTGTTGGCCGCCCTGGCCCTCGACGCCCTGTGTGGTGATCCCCGCTGGTTGCCCCACCCGGTGCAGGCCATCGGTCACGCTGCCCTGGCCGTGGAAGCTCCGCTGCGCCGCCGGCTGGATGACGGCTTTCGCGCCGGGCTGGTCGCCGTCATGGTCATGGTCGGCGGCACCGCCCTGCTCAGCGCTGCTGTGGTGTATGGCGCGGCAGCAATCCACCCGCGCCTTGGCGACCTGGTTTCCATCCTCGTCCTCTACACCACCTTGGCGACACGCAGCCTCAGCGATCATGCCCGCGCCGTGCAGCTCCCATTGCAACAGGGCGATCTGACCACGGCCCGCGCCCAACTGGCGCGCCTGGTGGGACGCGATACCGAACAGTTGAACGAGGCGGAAATCAGCCGTGCCACCGTCGAAAGTGTGGCGGAAAACACCGTGGACGGCGTCACCGCACCGCTGCTGTTCGCCGTGGTCGGCGGACCGGTGGCAGCCATGACCTACAAGGCCATCAACACCCTCGATTCCACCTTCGGCTACAAAACCGAGCGCTACCTCCATTTTGGTCGTGCTGCCGCGCGTCTCGACGATGCCGCCAATTTCATCCCGGCTCGGCTCACCGCATTGCTGACCATTCCGGCGGCAGTGCTGGCCGGACGTGATGGCCACAACGCCTGGCGCATCCTGCTCCGTGACCGCCACAACCACCCCAGCCCCAACGGCGGTCAGATCGAGGCGGCCGTAGCCGGAGCGCTGCATGTGCGCCTCGGCGGCGAAAACCGTTATTTTGGCCAACCGTCATTTCGCCCTTATCTGGGCGACGCCGACCAAACCTTGACCGCGCAGCATATCGGTGCGGGGTTGCGTCTGATGTTCTGGACCACCGCCCTGATTACCGTGGGCGGTTTAATCAGCCGCAGTGCTTTTATCGCCTTTTTTAACGGGAGTTTTACCCCATGA
- a CDS encoding cobyric acid synthase: protein MTLNQPPRHQHGGNLSQLRQRSGTDTLVDFSANLNPLGPPEWLRPLISAHISDLVHYPDPHCSALTQTVAEHFTTTPDQVLIGNGASELLHLLIRGLAKTRLVVPVPSYADYDEVARLHGMNVESIALTESNGFALELETLETCLDEGRAADTLVILGQPNNPTGSQLAEEELRGLVRRHPHTTFLIDESFLDLSDAPASLGHERPDNAIVLQSLTKTYAIAGLRLGIALGNAELMARCRRLQPLWSVNTLAQEVGQAALADDDYRQRSRAFVREQRQALAEMLAQLPGVSVFPGNANFLLCRLDHPRFTAGHLTEQALQQGIALRACDNFAGLDTRYFRVAVRPAAEQQRLEQVLTGLLAPRRATPQRRKTPAIMFQGTGSNAGKSVLTAALCRILYQDGFDVAPFKAQNMSLNSFVTRDGGEMGRAQVMQAQACRLDPDVRMNPVLLKPNSDTGSQIIVLGKAVGSLHFRAYAEQKRDIFEQVKRSYDSLAAEHQVMVLEGAGSPAEINLKSGDIVNMNMARYADAPVLLVGDIDRGGVFASFVGTMELLNEAERHQVAGFVINRFRGDVTLLGSALDATLRHSGKPVLGVVPYLDRLGLPEEDSVSFKQGTLHTAADAITEDGLDIAIIDLPHISNFTDIDALTIEPDVRVRVVRHADQLGRPDAVILPGSKNVAADLIHLRHSGLANRLLQLADDERCEIVGICGGFQMLGTTLRDPHAIEGSKEPLAGLGLLPLDTCLEPDKTTLQTRCQHLPSGHELVGYEIHHGHTTADGLQPLAYNAAGELIGGAMRDGRVWGTYLHGLFDADPFRRWFIDRLRQRRGWPCDGRIRACYDLEPAFDRLADTVRDALDMDALYRRIGL, encoded by the coding sequence ATGACGTTGAACCAGCCTCCCCGCCACCAGCACGGCGGCAACCTCAGCCAATTGCGGCAACGCAGCGGCACGGACACGCTGGTGGATTTTTCCGCCAATCTCAACCCGCTGGGGCCGCCGGAATGGCTGCGCCCGCTGATCAGCGCCCACATCAGCGACCTGGTTCACTACCCCGATCCACACTGTAGCGCCCTGACCCAGACCGTGGCCGAGCACTTTACCACCACCCCGGATCAGGTGCTGATCGGCAACGGTGCCAGCGAACTGCTCCATCTGCTGATCCGCGGTCTGGCCAAAACGCGGTTGGTGGTGCCGGTGCCGAGCTATGCCGATTATGACGAAGTCGCTCGCCTCCACGGCATGAACGTCGAGTCCATTGCCTTAACCGAAAGCAACGGCTTTGCACTGGAGTTGGAGACCCTGGAAACGTGTCTGGATGAAGGTCGCGCCGCCGACACGCTGGTGATCCTCGGCCAGCCCAATAACCCCACCGGAAGCCAACTGGCCGAGGAAGAGCTACGCGGCTTGGTTCGACGACATCCCCACACAACATTCCTCATCGACGAATCGTTCCTCGATCTCAGCGATGCGCCCGCCAGTCTCGGCCATGAGCGACCGGACAACGCCATCGTTTTACAATCGCTGACCAAGACCTACGCCATCGCCGGATTGCGCCTCGGCATCGCCCTCGGCAATGCCGAGCTCATGGCGCGTTGTCGCCGTCTGCAACCGTTGTGGAGTGTCAACACCCTGGCACAGGAGGTGGGCCAAGCCGCCCTGGCCGACGACGACTACCGCCAACGCAGCCGCGCCTTTGTCCGCGAGCAACGCCAGGCACTGGCCGAGATGTTGGCACAACTGCCGGGCGTCAGCGTGTTCCCCGGTAACGCCAACTTTCTGCTCTGCCGTCTCGATCATCCCCGGTTCACTGCCGGGCACCTGACGGAGCAGGCCCTGCAGCAGGGCATCGCCCTACGCGCCTGCGATAACTTTGCCGGACTCGACACCCGCTACTTCCGCGTGGCCGTGCGTCCAGCCGCAGAGCAGCAACGGCTCGAACAGGTGCTGACCGGCCTGCTCGCCCCGCGCCGGGCCACGCCGCAACGTCGCAAGACTCCGGCCATCATGTTCCAGGGCACCGGCTCCAATGCCGGCAAGAGTGTCCTTACCGCTGCCCTGTGCCGCATCCTCTATCAGGACGGCTTTGATGTGGCACCGTTCAAAGCACAGAACATGTCGCTCAACTCCTTCGTCACCCGCGACGGCGGCGAGATGGGCCGCGCCCAGGTGATGCAGGCCCAGGCCTGTCGCCTCGACCCGGACGTGCGCATGAACCCGGTGCTGCTCAAGCCCAACAGCGACACCGGCTCGCAGATCATTGTCCTCGGCAAGGCAGTCGGCTCACTGCATTTTCGCGCCTATGCCGAACAAAAGCGCGACATCTTCGAACAGGTCAAACGCAGCTACGACAGCCTGGCCGCCGAGCATCAGGTGATGGTACTCGAAGGCGCGGGCAGCCCGGCCGAAATCAACCTCAAATCCGGTGACATCGTCAACATGAACATGGCCCGTTACGCCGACGCCCCAGTCCTGCTGGTGGGCGATATCGACCGCGGCGGCGTGTTCGCCTCGTTCGTCGGCACCATGGAACTGCTCAACGAAGCGGAGCGCCATCAGGTAGCCGGGTTCGTCATCAACCGTTTTCGCGGTGATGTCACCCTGCTCGGCAGCGCCCTCGACGCCACCCTGCGCCATAGCGGCAAACCGGTGCTCGGTGTGGTCCCCTATCTCGATCGCCTCGGTCTGCCCGAAGAGGACTCGGTGTCGTTCAAGCAGGGCACGCTCCATACCGCAGCGGATGCAATAACGGAAGACGGCCTCGACATCGCGATCATCGACCTGCCACATATCTCCAACTTTACCGACATTGATGCCCTGACCATTGAGCCGGATGTGCGGGTGCGCGTGGTGCGCCACGCCGACCAGTTGGGCCGCCCGGACGCGGTGATCCTGCCCGGCAGCAAGAATGTCGCTGCCGATCTGATCCATCTGCGCCACAGCGGCCTGGCAAACAGGCTTTTGCAACTGGCCGATGACGAGCGCTGCGAGATCGTCGGCATCTGCGGCGGCTTCCAGATGCTCGGCACCACCCTGCGCGATCCCCATGCCATCGAAGGCAGCAAGGAGCCTCTGGCGGGCCTCGGTCTGCTGCCCCTCGATACCTGCCTGGAGCCGGACAAAACCACGCTGCAAACCCGCTGCCAGCATCTCCCTTCAGGCCATGAATTGGTCGGCTACGAGATCCACCACGGTCATACGACCGCTGACGGTCTGCAACCGCTGGCCTACAACGCCGCCGGGGAGCTGATCGGTGGGGCCATGCGCGACGGCCGGGTATGGGGCACTTATTTGCACGGTCTGTTCGATGCCGATCCGTTCCGCCGCTGGTTCATCGACCGCCTGCGACAGCGGCGCGGCTGGCCGTGCGATGGTCGCATCCGTGCCTGTTACGATCTGGAACCGGCCTTTGACCGCCTCGCTGACACGGTGCGCGACGCCCTCGACATGGACGCCCTGTATCGGAGGATCGGCCTGTGA
- the cobS gene encoding adenosylcobinamide-GDP ribazoletransferase, with the protein MLQPFFSALSFLTIVRVPPTWCGDKTALSRSLDWYAVVGLLIGAVMALLDHLLCATIPGTLLSSALLVIALIAVSGGLHIDGVADSADAFMSSRDRDTMLTIMKDSRVGAMGALTLTGLLLIKFAALASLASEARWPVILLTPLAGRVALVLPLVSLPYARPGGLATLSHQQAEPRHAWLAVSLLLVTALMMLQGRGLIIAALVLLATLLFGRYCRGKIGGFTGDTLGATCELAELVTLIAAVLVLPHGGLS; encoded by the coding sequence ATGCTGCAACCATTTTTTTCCGCCCTCAGCTTCCTCACCATCGTGCGTGTCCCGCCCACTTGGTGTGGCGACAAAACCGCGCTATCGCGCAGCCTCGACTGGTATGCCGTGGTCGGCCTGCTCATCGGTGCGGTCATGGCGCTTCTCGATCACCTGTTGTGCGCCACGATCCCGGGGACCCTGCTGTCCAGCGCGCTGCTGGTGATCGCGTTGATCGCCGTTAGCGGCGGGCTGCATATCGACGGCGTGGCCGACAGTGCCGACGCCTTTATGAGCTCGCGCGACCGCGACACCATGCTCACCATCATGAAAGACAGCCGCGTCGGCGCCATGGGCGCTCTAACGCTGACCGGATTGCTGCTGATTAAATTTGCCGCCCTCGCCTCGCTGGCCAGCGAGGCCCGCTGGCCGGTGATCCTGCTCACGCCTCTGGCCGGACGCGTCGCCCTGGTATTGCCGCTGGTCAGTCTGCCCTACGCCCGCCCCGGCGGACTGGCCACCCTGTCCCACCAGCAAGCCGAGCCACGTCACGCCTGGCTGGCCGTTTCGCTGTTGCTGGTAACCGCCCTGATGATGCTGCAGGGACGCGGTTTGATCATCGCCGCCCTGGTTCTGCTGGCCACGCTGCTGTTCGGCCGTTACTGCCGCGGCAAGATCGGCGGTTTCACCGGCGACACCCTTGGCGCGACCTGTGAGTTGGCCGAACTGGTCACGCTGATTGCGGCGGTGCTGGTACTGCCCCATGGAGGGTTGTCATGA
- the thiC gene encoding phosphomethylpyrimidine synthase ThiC — MKTQVEHAVDGIITEQMATVAHDEDLSPEYIRTMVAEGKIVIPNNSNSTPKPVGIGKGLRTKVNASIGTSSDIVNYQAEVRKARIAEQAGADTLMELSVGGNLDRVRREVLAAVNLPVGNVPLYQAFCDATRKYGSADKLDPEELFDLIEQQCEDGLAFMAIHCGINRYTIERLRKQHYRYGGLVSKGGTSMVSWMEHNNRENPLYEQFDRVVAILKKYDVCLSLGNGLRAGAIHDSHDRAQMQELIINCELAQLGREMGCQMLVEGPGHMPLDEVEANILIQKRMSNEAPYYMLGPISTDVVPGFDHISSAIGAAQSARYGADLICYITPAEHLALPNEDDVRSGVEAARVATYIGDMNKYPDKGRQRDKAMSKARRDLQWDKQFELALMPEQARQVRDSRLPEEEHSCTMCGNFCAANGSKTLFDGDLQGDKC, encoded by the coding sequence ATGAAAACACAGGTTGAACACGCCGTTGACGGCATTATTACCGAGCAGATGGCCACCGTTGCCCACGATGAAGACCTGAGCCCCGAATACATCCGCACCATGGTCGCCGAGGGCAAAATCGTCATCCCCAACAACAGCAACAGCACACCAAAACCGGTCGGCATCGGCAAAGGGCTGCGTACCAAGGTCAACGCGTCCATCGGCACCTCCTCCGACATCGTCAACTACCAGGCCGAGGTGCGCAAGGCGCGCATCGCCGAACAAGCCGGGGCCGATACCCTGATGGAACTGTCCGTCGGTGGCAACCTTGACCGAGTGCGTCGTGAGGTGCTGGCCGCCGTCAATCTGCCGGTGGGTAACGTGCCCTTGTATCAGGCGTTCTGCGATGCCACGCGCAAATACGGCAGCGCCGACAAACTTGACCCGGAGGAACTGTTCGACCTGATCGAGCAGCAGTGTGAAGACGGCCTGGCGTTCATGGCCATCCACTGCGGCATCAACCGCTACACCATTGAGCGGCTGCGCAAACAGCATTACCGCTACGGCGGTCTGGTCTCCAAAGGCGGCACCAGTATGGTGTCATGGATGGAACACAACAACCGGGAAAACCCTCTCTATGAGCAGTTTGATCGGGTGGTAGCCATCCTCAAGAAATACGACGTCTGCCTGTCCCTCGGCAACGGCCTGCGCGCCGGCGCCATCCACGACAGCCACGACCGTGCCCAGATGCAGGAGCTGATCATCAACTGCGAACTGGCCCAGCTCGGCCGCGAGATGGGCTGCCAGATGCTGGTGGAAGGCCCTGGCCACATGCCCCTCGACGAAGTGGAAGCCAATATCCTCATCCAGAAGCGGATGAGCAACGAAGCCCCTTACTACATGCTCGGCCCCATCTCCACCGACGTAGTGCCCGGTTTCGACCATATCAGCTCCGCCATCGGCGCGGCTCAATCCGCCCGCTACGGCGCCGACCTGATCTGCTACATCACCCCGGCCGAGCATCTGGCTTTGCCCAACGAGGACGACGTGCGCAGCGGTGTCGAAGCAGCTCGCGTCGCCACCTATATCGGCGACATGAACAAATATCCGGACAAAGGGCGGCAGCGTGACAAGGCGATGAGCAAGGCGCGTCGTGACCTGCAGTGGGACAAACAGTTCGAGCTGGCCCTGATGCCGGAGCAAGCCAGACAGGTGCGTGATTCTCGTCTTCCCGAAGAGGAGCACAGCTGCACCATGTGCGGAAATTTCTGTGCCGCGAATGGCAGCAAAACCTTGTTCGATGGGGATTTGCAAGGGGATAAATGTTAA
- the cobT gene encoding nicotinate-nucleotide--dimethylbenzimidazole phosphoribosyltransferase, which translates to MSPNTLLTQTLTAITPADSAMRQQARARLDQLAIPHGALGQLMDVAEDLAAITRTMTPSVKRKAIAVMAGDHGIVAAGVSKFPQAVTVEMVRNFLNGNASINALARQVDASLTVVDAGVAGDLTELYQHNALWNRKVAPGTADFSQGPAMSRAQAIQCLEVGIEVANYLAETTDIYATGDMGIGNTSPSSAIIACLCGCDIATATGRGTGLDDEALNNKIAVLDNALAINQPTADDGLDVLTKVGGFEIGAIAGLILGAAALRKPVVIDGIISTAGALIAASLSPACRDYMIAGHCSVEPGHRIALNHLDKAPLLDLRLRLGEGTGAALAMNLVDAAVAVLTEIATFEEAAISQADTTITTPQSQENATS; encoded by the coding sequence ATGTCCCCGAACACGTTACTGACCCAAACGCTCACGGCCATCACCCCGGCCGACAGCGCCATGCGTCAACAGGCCCGCGCCCGCCTCGACCAGTTGGCCATCCCCCACGGAGCCCTCGGCCAGTTGATGGACGTGGCTGAAGACCTCGCCGCCATCACCCGCACCATGACGCCATCCGTAAAACGCAAAGCCATTGCCGTCATGGCCGGTGACCACGGCATTGTCGCCGCTGGAGTCAGCAAATTCCCCCAGGCCGTCACCGTCGAGATGGTGCGCAACTTTCTCAACGGCAATGCCAGCATCAATGCCCTGGCTCGCCAGGTAGACGCCAGCCTCACCGTGGTCGACGCCGGAGTTGCCGGGGATTTGACCGAGCTGTACCAACACAACGCGCTGTGGAACCGCAAAGTCGCCCCAGGCACCGCAGATTTTTCCCAAGGACCCGCCATGAGCCGCGCCCAGGCCATCCAGTGTCTTGAAGTCGGTATCGAAGTGGCGAACTATCTCGCAGAGACGACAGACATTTATGCCACCGGCGACATGGGCATCGGCAACACAAGCCCGTCCAGCGCCATCATCGCCTGCCTGTGCGGCTGTGACATCGCCACTGCCACCGGTCGCGGCACCGGTCTCGACGATGAAGCTCTCAACAATAAAATTGCTGTGCTCGACAACGCTTTGGCCATCAACCAACCCACTGCCGACGATGGTCTCGATGTGTTGACTAAAGTCGGCGGCTTTGAGATCGGTGCCATTGCCGGGCTGATCCTCGGTGCCGCCGCCCTGCGCAAGCCGGTGGTGATCGACGGCATTATCTCCACCGCCGGAGCCCTGATCGCCGCCAGTTTATCCCCGGCCTGCCGCGACTACATGATCGCCGGACACTGCAGCGTCGAACCGGGCCATCGCATTGCCCTTAATCATCTCGACAAAGCTCCGCTTCTCGATCTGCGTCTGCGCCTCGGCGAAGGTACCGGCGCGGCACTGGCCATGAATCTGGTCGACGCCGCCGTGGCCGTACTGACCGAAATTGCCACCTTTGAAGAGGCGGCAATCTCTCAAGCCGACACAACCATCACCACACCACAGAGTCAGGAAAACGCCACATCATGA
- the cobU gene encoding bifunctional adenosylcobinamide kinase/adenosylcobinamide-phosphate guanylyltransferase: MAANHLLYISGGARSGKSRYAEQRALALAGPRSYIATCPIIDDEMATRIDRHRQRRDGQGWHTIEEPQDLTAALQTTRDSRVVLVDCITLWINNLLYAAETELNTIDEGAIQALTLQMIDAARQGERTVIFVSNELGMGIVPAETLSRHYRDLVGRCNQTLAAHADEAVFMVSGLPLTLK; this comes from the coding sequence ATGGCAGCTAATCACCTTCTCTACATCAGCGGCGGTGCGCGCAGCGGCAAGAGCCGTTACGCCGAACAACGCGCCCTGGCCCTGGCCGGTCCACGCAGCTACATTGCCACCTGTCCGATCATCGATGACGAAATGGCCACGCGCATCGACCGCCATCGCCAGCGTCGTGATGGGCAAGGCTGGCATACCATTGAAGAACCGCAGGATCTCACTGCGGCCCTGCAAACCACACGTGACAGCCGCGTCGTGCTGGTCGACTGCATCACCCTGTGGATCAACAACTTGCTCTATGCCGCTGAAACGGAGCTGAACACAATTGATGAAGGCGCTATTCAGGCCCTCACCCTCCAGATGATTGATGCCGCTCGCCAAGGAGAGCGCACGGTGATTTTCGTCTCCAACGAACTCGGCATGGGCATTGTCCCGGCGGAAACCCTGTCGCGTCACTACCGCGACCTTGTCGGTCGTTGCAATCAAACTCTGGCTGCGCATGCCGATGAAGCCGTTTTTATGGTTTCCGGCCTGCCGCTGACACTAAAATAG
- the cobC gene encoding alpha-ribazole phosphatase — protein MKQLTLIRHAAIAAELDGHYIGRSDVPLSDHGVLQAKRLVHQLNRHGAPAIDALWCSPSQRARQTADPLIRQRGCPVTIDARLQEVDFGEWEGLNFDQIRHKDPQRVNQWAAFADDFCFPAGESLEQFRQRVDEIVDAIHSEPSSHLAIISHGGVLRSLICRLLCWPLQDYLKFTLERGSYATLHIDGPHAVLTGLNNHGS, from the coding sequence ATGAAACAGCTCACCCTCATCCGCCATGCAGCCATCGCTGCCGAACTGGATGGGCACTATATCGGTCGCAGTGATGTCCCCCTGAGTGATCACGGTGTATTGCAGGCCAAACGCCTGGTGCATCAGCTGAATCGTCACGGCGCACCCGCCATCGACGCCCTGTGGTGCAGCCCGTCCCAACGCGCCCGCCAAACTGCTGATCCTCTGATCCGCCAACGGGGCTGTCCGGTGACCATTGATGCTCGACTGCAGGAGGTCGATTTCGGTGAATGGGAAGGACTGAACTTCGACCAGATTCGCCACAAGGACCCGCAACGCGTCAATCAATGGGCCGCGTTTGCCGATGACTTCTGCTTTCCCGCCGGTGAATCGCTGGAGCAATTTCGTCAGCGGGTCGATGAGATTGTTGACGCCATTCACTCCGAACCATCTTCCCACCTGGCCATCATCAGTCATGGTGGCGTCCTGCGCAGCTTGATCTGCCGCCTGCTGTGCTGGCCGTTGCAGGATTATTTAAAGTTCACCCTTGAACGGGGCAGCTACGCAACACTGCACATTGACGGCCCTCATGCCGTCCTCACCGGATTGAATAACCATGGCAGCTAA